A region from the Chelmon rostratus isolate fCheRos1 chromosome 6, fCheRos1.pri, whole genome shotgun sequence genome encodes:
- the LOC121607775 gene encoding interferon-induced transmembrane protein 1-like gives MNPVGPPADTVPMQGRYDGAPGQPGSATVVQYTTVNINSEPPRDHILWSLCCFVYSNPCCLGLAALIFSIKARDRKVVGDLDGARHYASTARCLNIWATVLGSIITFICFIVIIVMVVQAQNAYRYALNRNSNFFN, from the exons ATGAATCCTGTAGGCCCCCCGGCTGACACTGTTCCGATGCAGGGCAGGTATGATGGGGCCCCTGGACAGCCTGGATCAGCCACAGTGGTTCAGTACACCACTGTGAACATCAACTCTGAGCCCCCCAGGGACCACATCCTCTGGTCCCTGTGCTGCTTTGTCTACTCAAACCCCTGTTGCCTCGGACTGGCGGCTCTCATCTTCTCTATCAAG GCCAGAGACCGGAAGGTGGTTGGAGATCTGGATGGTGCCCGACACTACGCCTCCACCGCCCGCTGCCTCAACATCTGGGCCACAGTCCTGGGATCCATCATCACCTTCATTTGCTTTATTGTGATCATCGTCATGGTTGTACAGGCACAAAATGCATACAGATACGCATTGAATCGCAATTCCAATTTTTTCAATTGA
- the LOC121607776 gene encoding dispanin subfamily A member 2b-like, which produces MNPEGHPAEAVPLQGRYDGLPGQPGAATMVQYTTVNINSEPPRDHILWSLCCFVYANPCCLGLAAVIFSIKARDRKVVGDLDGARHYASTARCLNILSTVLVSITILICLIVIIVVVVQAQNAYRSHGYPPRWYN; this is translated from the exons ATGAATCCTGAAGGTCACCCGGCTGAGGCTGTTCCATTGCAGGGCAGGTATGATGGGCTCCCTGGACAGCCTGGAGCAGCCACAATGGTTCAGTACACCACTGTGAATATCAACTCTGAGCCCCCCAGGGACCACATCCTCTGGTCCCTGTGCTGCTTTGTCTACGCAAACCCCTGCTGCCTCGGACTGGCGGCTGTCATCTTCTCTATCAAG GCCAGAGACCGGAAGGTGGTTGGAGATCTGGATGGTGCCCGACACTACGCCTCCACCGCCCGCTGCCTCAACATCTTGTCCACAGTCCTGGTTTCCATCACGATCCTCATTTGTCTTATTGTGATCATCGTCGTGGTTGTACAGGCACAAAATGCATACAGATCACACGGATACCCTCCCAGATGGTATAACTGA
- the LOC121607777 gene encoding dispanin subfamily A member 2b-like has protein sequence MNPVGHPAEAVPLQGRSDGLPGQPGAATVVQYTAVDITSEPPKDHIAWSQCCFSYSNPCCLGLAALIFSVKSRNRRVAGDLEGARHYGSISRCLNILSSVLTVIMVLIFIIIMTS, from the exons ATGAATCCTGTAGGTCACCCGGCAGAGGCCGTTCCATTGCAGGGCAGGTCTGACGGGCTCCCTGGACAGCCTGGAGCAGCCACAGTGGTTCAGTACACCGCCGTGGACATCACCTCTGAGCCCCCCAAGGACCACATCGCCTGGTCCCAGTGCTGCTTTTCCTACTCAAACCCCTGCTGCCTGGGACTGGCGGCTCTCATCTTCTCTGTCAAG TCCAGAAATCGGAGGGTGGCTGGAGACCTGGAGGGGGCCCGACACTACGGCTCCATTTCCCGCTGCCTCAACATCTTGTCTTCTGTCCTGACCGTCATTATGgttcttattttcattattataatGACCAGCTAA
- the cat gene encoding catalase: MADHRDKTTDQMKLWKENRSSQRPDTLTTGAGHPVGDKLNLQTAGPRGPLLVQDVVFTDEMAHFDRERIPERVVHAKGAGAFGYFEVTHDISRYSKAKVFEHVGKTTPIAVRFSTVAGESGSADTVRDPRGFAVKFYTEEGNWDLTGNNTPIFFIRDALLFPSFIHSQKRNPQTHMKDPDMVWDFWSLRPESLHQVSFLFSDRGLPDGFRHMNGYGSHTFKLVNADGERFYCKFHYKTDQGIKNLPVEEADRLASTNPDYAIGDLFNAIANGNFPSWTFYIQVMTFEQAEMFQFNPFDLTKVWSHKEYPLIPVGKMVLNRNPVNYFAEVEQLAFDPSNMPPGIEASPDKMLQGRLFSYPDTHRHRLGANYLQIPVNCPFRARVNNYQRDGPMCMFDNQGGAPNYYPNSFSAPETQPQFMESKFKVSPDVARYNSADDDNVTQVRAFYMQVLNEEERQRLCQNMAGALKGAQLFIQKRMVENLMAVHPDYGKSVQTLLNKYNEEAKKNTNVRVYSRPGASAMAASSKM, encoded by the exons ATGGCTGACCACAGAGATAAAACTACCGATCAAATGAAGCTATGGAAGGAGAACAGAAGCTCTCAG AGGCCAGACACGCTGACCACAGGGGCGGGCCATCCTGTTGGAGACAAACTGAACCTGCAGACTGCCGGACCGAGGGGGCCTCTGCTGGTCCAAGATGTGGTTTTCACAGACGAGATGGCCCACTTTGACCGGGAACGAATCCCAGAGAGAGTGGTGCATGCCAAAGGGGCAG GAGCATTTGGCTACTTTGAGGTGACTCACGACATCTCTCGCTACTCCAAGGCCAAGGTGTTTGAGCATGTCGGCAAAACTACACCCATCGCTGTCCGTTTCTCCACCGTAG CTGGGGAATCAGGGTCAGCCGACACAGTGCGAGACCCCCGAGGCTTTGCAGTCAAGTTTTACACTGAGGAGGGCAACTGGGACCTGACAGGCAACAACACCCCTATTTTCTTCATCAGGGATGCCCTGCTG TTCCCATCCTTCATCCACTCTCAGAAGCGCAATCCCCAAACCCACATGAAAGACCCCGACATGGTGTGGGACTTCTGGAGCCTGAGGCCCGAGAGTCTGCATCAG GTGTCTTTCTTGTTCAGTGATCGAGGTTTGCCTGATGGCTTCCGTCACATGAACGGCTACGGCTCTCACACCTTCAAGCTGGTCAATGCTGATGGCGAGCGTTTCTACTGCAAGTTCCACTACAAG ACTGATCAAGGAATAAAGAATCTGCCAGTAGAGGAGGCAGACCGCCTGGCTTCCACCAACCCAGATTATGCTATTGGAGACTTGTTCAATGCCATTGCCAATGGCAACTTCCCATCCTGGACCTTCTACATCCAGGTCATGACTTTTGAGCAGGCTGAGATGTTCCAGTTCAACCCCTTCGACCTTACCAAG GTTTGGTCACATAAAGAATACCCTCTGATCCCCGTGGGCAAAATGGTACTCAACAGGAACCCAGTCAACTACTTTGCGGAGGTGGAGCAGCTGGCCTTTGACCCCAGCAACATGCCACCGGGCATCGAGGCGAGCCCCGACAAGATGCTGCAG GGTCGTCTGTTCTCCTACCCAGACACACATCGACACCGACTGGGAGCCAACTACCTGCAGATCCCCGTCAACTGCCCCTTCAGGGCCCGTGTGAACAACTACCAGCGTGATGGTCCGATGTGCATGTTTGACAACCAAG GTGGCGCTCCAAACTACTAtccaaacagcttcagtgctccaGAGACCCAGCCTCAGTTTATGGAGTCCAAGTTCAAGGTGTCCCCAGATGTGGCACGTTACAACAGCGCAGATGATGACAATGTCACGCAG GTTCGTGCCTTCTACATGCAGGTGCTTAATGAGGAGGAACGCCAGAGACTTTGCCAAAACATGGCAGGGGCCCTGAAGGGAGCCCAGCTCTTCATCCAAAAACGCATG GTGGAGAACTTGATGGCTGTCCACCCAGACTATGGAAAGAGCGTCCAGACCCTTCTCAACAAGTACAATGAGGAGGCCAAGAAG AACACAAATGTGCGTGTTTACAGCCGTCCAGGAGCCTCAGCCATGGCAGCGTCCTCCAAGATGTGA